In Haloplasma contractile SSD-17B, the DNA window AATTTATCAGAGAAGAATCCATATCGTTATAGAGGCTATCGATTTGATGAAGAAACTGGTTGGTATTATCTAAACTCTAGATATTACAACCCTGAGTGGGGGCGTTTTATCAATCAGGATGGAATCCTAGGCGAAACTGGTGATTTGCTAGGACATAATCTGTATGCTTATACTCAGAATAATCCTGTAATTAGACAAGATTCATCTGGTTATTGTTATGAATCTATAAATCCTGGTTTAGGATTAGGTGCTCCTTCTACTTGTGGTGGTGGAAGTGGCAATGGTGGACGTGGTATGGTAAGTAATAGTAGCACTAATGAAGGAAAAGTCAAACGCCAAAAACTACAAAAATCGGCTATAATAAAAGATTTATCATTAATAGGATTTAATCCATATAACTCAAATGAAGATTTAGTTTTAGAGTCCACATATTTTTCTTTTTATAAAGGTAGTCCAATAATTTGGCATAATATACCTAATCAATCTTCTGCTGGTGTTTTCGGTATGGTTTTTCTA includes these proteins:
- a CDS encoding RHS repeat-associated core domain-containing protein, giving the protein NLSEKNPYRYRGYRFDEETGWYYLNSRYYNPEWGRFINQDGILGETGDLLGHNLYAYTQNNPVIRQDSSGYCYESINPGLGLGAPSTCGGGSGNGGRGMVSNSSTNEGKVKRQKLQKSAIIKDLSLIGFNPYNSNEDLVLESTYFSFYKGSPIIWHNIPNQSSAGVFGMVFLNSNTGTKQTLKHEWGHNQQERILGTPLYLLVVAAPSVYYNKTGDYRNYRDPKRERMYYSKVWERIADWFGGVDRNNYDPFWSKSNFVPW